One window from the genome of Dongia rigui encodes:
- a CDS encoding ABC transporter ATP-binding protein translates to MHIEKRLWVFTQGVRGRIAWATVLGLVAVGFGVARLALLGWLIGMLFAGVDVTGLLYPILGIAVVMVLRGVFDYWRIMVAHETAGAVQKRLRRTLYDRIAAMGPGRVLQQRSGALTLSLIDGVEQLETYFGQFLPQFLIALLTPLLIFVIIAFIDLPVATVMLAFGLIALVAPGLWHRFDVRRSAERQVSYESFAAEFLDSIQGLATLKAFGQSKARADKLEREADTLFRRTMWVLATNVLSRGITDSAIACGAAAALALSAYRVEEGALSLTALLVILMLGVEIYRPMRDLRSVLHQGMVGMSAAQGIYKILDAKPDVIDAVSPTKATLRPELRFDNVTFRYPGTKRIVHEGLSFTVRPGERIGLVGTSGGGKSSIVRLLLRFYDPERGTIALGGHDLRHLTFAQIRGMIAVVNQDTFLFHGTVADNLRMGKAAASQAEIETAARAANIHDFIASLPQGYDTLIGEKGIKLSGGQRQRVAIARALLRDAPILVLDEALSAVDAENEATIQAALDKLMQGRTTLVLAHRLSSVIGCDRILVLDQGRVAEEGDHASLLHRGGIYARLMAEQVQEATEPLDIDLAPAQTIEATAAGTPVKLVTEGILKAEGLTWFQVIANLMRVIMPWKGRLAVTFVFGVLRVLAFIGIGVLSALAVAALKNGGDYAPYLWCLAALAPLSGALHWLESWIAHDMAFRLLAKMRLDIFRKLDALAPAYLTRRRTGDLMALVTNDIELIEYFFAHTVAPAFVAVLVPAVVLIALGDASPWLALALLPFLAAVAMAPFFGRHRSDRLASEAREAAGELGAFAIDSVQGLGEIVAFQQEDIRGRQLDRLSDRHIRLRLPFFKDLTFQQSLLEVLTGLGGLAIVVVGGVLAQQGRVDAAALPLFSLLAMAAFLPVSEIAQIGRQLADTLGATRRIYALMNEPVPVTDGSGVPRNTHTPKAGLVLENVVFTYPGQARPALDDVSIAIPAGKTVALVGTSGAGKTTTAQLLMRFWDPDQGIIRLNGADLRAYKLDDLRAEMALVAQDTYLFNESLRNNVLIARPEASETELVAAIEHASLTDLVAALPEGLDAPVGERGTSLSGGQRQRVAIARAFLKDAPILILDEATSHLDAANEQAVRRALDLLQSSRTTIVIAHRLSTVRNADLIMVLDAGRVAEIGSPAELLARGGLYARLVSRQLTAGRAPAAQ, encoded by the coding sequence ATGCATATCGAGAAAAGACTCTGGGTATTCACGCAAGGCGTGCGCGGGCGCATTGCCTGGGCGACCGTGCTGGGTCTGGTCGCCGTCGGGTTCGGTGTGGCGCGGCTGGCGCTGCTTGGCTGGCTGATCGGTATGCTCTTCGCCGGCGTCGATGTCACGGGCCTCCTTTATCCCATCCTTGGGATTGCCGTTGTCATGGTGCTGCGCGGCGTGTTCGACTACTGGCGCATCATGGTGGCCCATGAGACGGCCGGTGCCGTGCAGAAGCGCCTGCGCCGCACCCTCTATGACCGAATCGCGGCCATGGGTCCTGGCCGTGTCCTGCAACAACGCTCCGGCGCATTGACACTTTCGTTGATCGACGGCGTCGAGCAGTTGGAGACCTATTTCGGCCAGTTCCTGCCGCAATTCCTCATCGCCCTGCTGACGCCGCTTTTGATCTTCGTCATCATCGCCTTCATCGATCTTCCCGTCGCCACGGTGATGCTGGCCTTTGGCCTTATCGCCCTCGTTGCGCCGGGCCTGTGGCACCGCTTCGATGTGCGCCGGTCGGCAGAGCGCCAGGTTTCCTATGAATCCTTTGCGGCGGAGTTCCTCGATTCCATCCAGGGCCTCGCCACGCTGAAGGCGTTCGGCCAAAGCAAGGCCCGCGCCGACAAGCTTGAACGTGAGGCCGACACCCTCTTTCGCCGCACCATGTGGGTACTGGCCACCAACGTGCTTTCGCGCGGTATCACCGACAGCGCCATCGCCTGTGGCGCCGCGGCGGCACTGGCGCTCAGTGCCTACCGCGTTGAAGAAGGCGCCCTGTCGTTGACGGCGCTGCTGGTCATATTGATGTTGGGCGTGGAGATCTATCGCCCGATGCGGGATCTGCGCTCCGTGTTGCATCAGGGCATGGTCGGGATGTCGGCAGCCCAAGGCATCTACAAGATTCTCGATGCCAAGCCCGATGTGATCGATGCGGTGTCGCCCACCAAGGCAACGCTGCGGCCGGAACTGCGCTTCGACAACGTGACCTTCCGCTATCCGGGCACAAAGCGCATCGTGCATGAGGGCCTCAGCTTTACCGTGCGGCCCGGCGAGCGGATCGGCCTGGTCGGCACGTCTGGTGGCGGCAAGTCCTCGATCGTCCGCCTGCTGCTTCGCTTCTACGATCCGGAGCGCGGGACCATCGCGCTGGGTGGCCATGATCTGCGCCACCTCACCTTCGCGCAGATACGGGGCATGATCGCGGTGGTGAACCAGGACACCTTCCTCTTTCACGGCACCGTTGCTGACAATCTGCGTATGGGAAAGGCTGCCGCCAGCCAGGCCGAAATCGAGACCGCCGCCAGGGCAGCGAATATTCACGATTTCATCGCGTCTTTGCCGCAGGGCTACGATACGCTGATTGGCGAGAAGGGCATCAAGCTCTCGGGCGGCCAGCGCCAGCGCGTCGCGATCGCCCGGGCCCTCCTGCGGGACGCGCCGATCCTGGTGCTCGACGAAGCACTTTCCGCCGTCGATGCCGAGAACGAGGCGACAATTCAGGCGGCACTCGACAAGCTGATGCAGGGCCGCACCACGCTCGTCCTCGCGCATCGCCTCTCCAGTGTCATCGGTTGCGACCGTATCCTGGTGCTTGACCAGGGACGAGTGGCGGAGGAGGGGGATCACGCGAGCCTTCTGCATCGCGGCGGCATCTATGCGCGGCTGATGGCCGAACAGGTGCAGGAAGCGACCGAGCCGCTTGATATCGATCTCGCCCCCGCGCAGACGATTGAAGCCACGGCTGCCGGTACGCCGGTCAAGCTCGTGACCGAAGGCATTCTGAAGGCCGAGGGTCTTACCTGGTTTCAGGTCATCGCCAATCTGATGCGCGTCATCATGCCGTGGAAAGGGCGCCTTGCCGTCACCTTTGTCTTTGGGGTACTGCGTGTCCTGGCCTTCATCGGCATCGGCGTGCTCTCCGCACTCGCCGTGGCGGCGCTCAAGAATGGCGGGGATTATGCACCTTATCTTTGGTGCCTTGCCGCACTCGCCCCGCTCTCAGGGGCGTTGCATTGGCTGGAATCCTGGATTGCTCATGACATGGCCTTCCGCCTGCTGGCCAAGATGCGCCTCGACATCTTCCGGAAACTCGATGCATTGGCACCCGCCTACCTGACGCGCCGCCGCACCGGCGATCTGATGGCGCTCGTGACCAATGACATCGAGCTCATCGAATATTTCTTTGCCCACACCGTGGCGCCGGCCTTCGTCGCCGTTCTTGTGCCGGCCGTCGTGCTGATCGCGCTCGGCGATGCCAGTCCTTGGCTTGCCCTGGCGCTCCTGCCGTTTCTCGCTGCCGTCGCCATGGCGCCCTTCTTTGGGCGTCATCGCTCCGACCGGCTGGCTTCGGAGGCGCGCGAGGCGGCTGGTGAGCTCGGCGCCTTCGCCATCGACAGCGTGCAGGGATTGGGCGAAATCGTCGCCTTCCAGCAGGAGGACATCCGTGGCCGACAACTCGACCGACTGTCCGACCGGCACATCCGCCTGCGCCTTCCCTTCTTCAAGGACCTCACCTTCCAGCAATCGCTGCTGGAAGTGCTGACCGGCCTTGGCGGTCTGGCGATCGTGGTGGTGGGTGGCGTCCTGGCACAGCAGGGCCGTGTCGATGCCGCTGCCTTGCCGCTGTTCTCGTTGCTCGCCATGGCGGCCTTCCTGCCGGTCTCCGAAATCGCGCAGATCGGCCGGCAACTGGCCGATACGCTGGGGGCGACGCGACGCATCTATGCGTTGATGAACGAACCGGTGCCGGTGACCGACGGTTCTGGCGTTCCCCGCAATACCCACACGCCCAAGGCAGGGCTGGTGCTGGAGAATGTCGTTTTCACCTATCCCGGCCAGGCACGTCCTGCCCTCGACGACGTCAGCATCGCCATTCCGGCCGGCAAGACCGTGGCGCTGGTCGGCACGTCGGGTGCCGGCAAGACGACGACGGCGCAGTTGCTGATGCGCTTCTGGGATCCCGATCAAGGCATCATCCGCCTCAATGGGGCGGACCTTCGCGCCTACAAGCTCGATGACCTGCGGGCCGAGATGGCACTGGTGGCGCAGGACACCTATCTCTTCAACGAATCGCTGCGCAACAATGTACTCATCGCGCGTCCTGAGGCGAGCGAGACGGAACTCGTTGCTGCCATCGAACATGCCTCGCTCACAGATCTGGTGGCGGCTCTCCCCGAGGGCCTCGATGCGCCGGTCGGCGAACGGGGCACCAGCCTGTCGGGCGGCCAGCGCCAACGCGTCGCCATCGCCCGGGCGTTTCTCAAGGACGCGCCGATCCTCATCCTCGACGAGGCAACCTCGCATCTCGATGCCGCCAACGAACAGGCCGTCCGGCGCGCGCTCGATCTGCTGCAATCCTCGCGCACCACCATCGTCATCGCCCATCGGCTCTCGACTGTGCGCAATGCCGATCTTATCATGGTGCTCGATGCGGGCCGCGTCGCCGAAATCGGTTCGCCGGCGGAACTGTTGGCGCGCGGCGGCCTCTATGCCAGGCTGGTCTCGCGCCAATTGACTGCCGGCAGGGCGCCGGCCGCGCAGTGA
- a CDS encoding LysR family transcriptional regulator, with amino-acid sequence MIEDWNDLRVFLTLAEEGQLTSAAKKLHVSHPTIARRVKALEESVKARLFDRLPDRFVLTPAGEHLLADTRRMQEAAEAIERRSAGLSDLAKGVVRISAGEAMTGFIAAHLPRLRENLQCIEFELSASHTLANLSRREADLLIREQVPDLASIVTRKLGHAAYAIYARAGTKMPNLKPENLRKQTWIGFDDDHAYMPGQAWTRQLLEGGRPRIRVNDWLVLRNAVIAGAGLAVLPCYLADHETGLQRLGGLLPDVGADQWLLVHRDLRTLPRIRAVMDQLVTLFQEQKGALAGRR; translated from the coding sequence ATGATCGAAGACTGGAACGACCTCAGGGTATTCCTGACGCTGGCCGAAGAAGGACAACTGACCTCGGCTGCCAAGAAGCTGCATGTCAGCCATCCCACCATTGCCCGGCGGGTCAAGGCGCTGGAAGAATCGGTGAAGGCACGTCTGTTCGACCGCCTGCCCGACCGCTTTGTGCTGACGCCGGCGGGCGAGCATCTGCTGGCGGATACGCGGCGAATGCAGGAAGCAGCAGAGGCGATCGAGCGGCGCAGCGCCGGCCTCAGCGATCTTGCCAAGGGCGTCGTGCGCATCTCTGCGGGCGAGGCCATGACCGGTTTCATCGCCGCCCACCTGCCGCGCCTGCGGGAGAACTTGCAGTGCATCGAGTTCGAACTGTCGGCGAGCCACACGCTGGCCAACCTGTCGCGGCGCGAGGCGGATTTGTTGATCCGCGAGCAGGTGCCGGATCTTGCCAGCATCGTCACCCGCAAACTCGGCCACGCGGCTTACGCGATCTATGCCCGGGCCGGCACGAAGATGCCCAACCTCAAACCGGAGAATCTCCGCAAGCAGACCTGGATCGGCTTCGACGACGACCATGCCTACATGCCTGGCCAGGCCTGGACGCGACAGTTGCTGGAAGGTGGCCGCCCGCGCATTCGGGTCAACGATTGGCTGGTCCTGCGCAATGCGGTCATCGCCGGCGCCGGGTTGGCCGTCTTGCCTTGCTACTTGGCCGATCACGAAACGGGGCTGCAACGCCTGGGGGGCTTGCTGCCGGATGTCGGCGCGGACCAATGGCTGCTGGTGCACCGAGACCTGCGGACGCTGCCGCGCATCCGCGCCGTCATGGATCAGTTGGTAACCCTGTTCCAGGAACAAAAGGGCGCTCTGGCCGGCCGCCGGTGA
- a CDS encoding AraC family transcriptional regulator, which produces MDWLSRLLDLNPVQGRLDVRCAFGAPWRVDHAPAEMGEIQYHLIVAGTATLDDPVTGTSQSLAAGDILILPDGGAHVLGDGSGAAPRAIRSRVAGDLVIKENDGGGTRLDMLCGRFILVNAQDRLLRPYLPPRLIIRSAAVGGSVTGRQLQALTALMRAEADSDRLGARAMLDLLSAALFTLALRLAGEGTSAPTGLLALAGNPRLRPAVTALFNQPARDWTLPELAALCHMSRATFARHFQDSFGRSASDLLTDIRMALAANALKVPGTTTAVAAETAGYQSEAAFQRVFKQRMGLTPAQWRRIALSKAPPATGG; this is translated from the coding sequence ATGGACTGGCTCAGCCGCCTCTTGGACCTCAATCCCGTGCAGGGGCGGCTGGATGTCCGCTGCGCCTTCGGGGCACCCTGGCGCGTCGACCATGCGCCGGCCGAGATGGGCGAGATCCAATACCATCTGATTGTTGCCGGCACCGCCACCTTGGACGACCCGGTGACGGGGACCAGCCAGTCCCTCGCCGCCGGTGACATTCTCATTCTGCCCGATGGCGGTGCCCATGTTCTGGGTGACGGCAGTGGCGCCGCGCCGCGCGCGATCCGCAGCCGTGTTGCGGGCGACTTGGTCATCAAGGAGAATGACGGCGGTGGTACACGTCTCGACATGTTGTGCGGCCGCTTCATCCTGGTCAACGCCCAAGATCGGCTGCTGCGCCCGTATCTGCCGCCGCGTCTGATCATCCGCAGTGCTGCGGTGGGCGGCAGTGTCACCGGCCGCCAGCTCCAAGCGCTGACTGCCTTGATGCGCGCCGAGGCTGACAGCGATCGGCTCGGCGCCCGCGCCATGCTCGATCTCCTCTCTGCAGCGCTTTTCACGCTGGCATTGCGCCTGGCCGGCGAAGGGACATCGGCCCCAACGGGCCTCCTGGCGCTGGCGGGCAATCCGCGCCTCCGACCGGCGGTGACGGCTCTTTTCAACCAGCCGGCGCGCGACTGGACCTTGCCGGAACTCGCCGCTCTTTGTCACATGTCCCGTGCCACCTTTGCACGCCACTTTCAGGACAGCTTCGGCCGCAGCGCCAGCGACCTGCTGACCGACATCCGCATGGCGCTGGCGGCCAATGCCTTGAAGGTCCCAGGCACCACCACTGCCGTCGCGGCCGAGACGGCGGGCTATCAATCCGAGGCCGCCTTCCAGCGCGTCTTCAAGCAACGCATGGGCCTGACGCCCGCGCAATGGCGCCGCATTGCGCTGTCAAAGGCACCTCCTGCCACTGGCGGCTGA
- a CDS encoding PRC-barrel domain-containing protein, whose amino-acid sequence MQPQMDNRQETLKKRETGSLISADKVQGTDIYNGRGDSLGVVESLMIDKHSGNVAFAVVTFGGFLGIGTERRALPWNALRYDVDLGGYLVDIDAEVLRKTPVGPDLQADAAWWRGTDSDVRSPGYPQ is encoded by the coding sequence ATGCAGCCCCAGATGGACAATCGCCAGGAAACCTTGAAGAAGCGCGAGACGGGCAGCTTGATCTCCGCCGACAAGGTCCAAGGCACCGATATCTATAACGGTCGCGGCGATAGCCTTGGCGTCGTCGAGAGCCTCATGATCGACAAGCACTCCGGCAATGTCGCCTTTGCTGTGGTGACATTCGGTGGTTTTCTGGGAATCGGCACGGAGCGTCGGGCGCTGCCCTGGAATGCTCTTCGCTATGACGTCGACCTTGGCGGCTACTTGGTCGATATCGATGCCGAGGTGCTCCGCAAGACGCCGGTCGGTCCCGATCTTCAAGCCGACGCGGCGTGGTGGCGAGGCACCGACAGTGACGTCAGATCGCCAGGCTATCCGCAGTAG
- a CDS encoding carboxymuconolactone decarboxylase family protein — MSRIQTPSADTATGARADLFAQIKKAAGRVPNAYAAIGALEPNALKAMLQADGALSAGTLSSRDRETIKIVVSQVGGCDYCVAAHSQIGKMVGLPPETLKQIRAGEPTGDAKRDALTHFVRKLVRTSGTVSEAEFKAILDAGYTEAQLVEISLAIAVIVFTNVFNRINDTTIDFPAVA; from the coding sequence ATGTCCCGTATTCAGACCCCCTCTGCCGACACCGCCACAGGCGCCAGGGCAGACCTGTTTGCCCAGATCAAAAAGGCGGCCGGCCGCGTGCCCAACGCTTATGCCGCCATCGGCGCCCTGGAACCCAATGCCCTCAAGGCAATGCTGCAGGCCGATGGCGCATTGTCGGCCGGCACGCTCAGCAGCCGAGACCGCGAGACGATCAAGATCGTGGTCAGCCAGGTCGGCGGTTGCGATTACTGTGTCGCCGCGCATAGCCAGATCGGCAAGATGGTTGGCCTGCCGCCGGAAACCTTGAAGCAGATCCGCGCCGGCGAACCGACCGGTGACGCCAAGCGCGATGCGCTGACGCATTTCGTGCGCAAGCTCGTACGCACCAGCGGCACGGTCAGCGAGGCCGAGTTCAAGGCCATCCTGGATGCGGGCTATACCGAGGCGCAGTTGGTGGAGATCAGCCTGGCCATTGCGGTCATCGTGTTCACCAACGTCTTCAACCGCATCAACGACACGACCATCGATTTTCCGGCCGTCGCGTGA
- a CDS encoding YgiQ family radical SAM protein: MEAAKQLFSHRKYWAHRFGTAPFLPMSRAEMDELGWDSCDVILVTGDAYIDHPSFGMAVIGRLLEAQGFRVGIIAQPDWQSAEPFKVLGKPNIYFGITGGNMDSMVNRYTADRRLRHNDSYTPNDEGGKRPDRAVTVYAHRCREAYKDVPIVLGGIESSLRRIAHYDYWSDKVRRSVLVDAKGDILLYGNAERAVVEVTHRLAKGDKPGDLDDIRGVALMKDRVPDGWTEAPANDVEAADEGARQLKGNTVVRLPSFEQVEKDSEAYARASRVLHRESNPGNARALVQRHGNRELWVTPPPIPLTTPEMDGVFELPYARAPHPVYGDAKIAAWDMIRFSVTIMRGCFGGCSFCSITEHEGRIIQNRSEGSILKEIENIRDKTKGFTGIISDIGGPTANMYRMACKDKNTESKCRLPSCVYPEICPNLNTSHDSLIQLYKKSRDLPGIKKVMVASGVRYDLAVESPAYIKELVAHHVGGYLKIAPEHTEEGPLSKMMKPGIGTYDKFKALFDKAAKEAKKEYFLIPYFIAAHPGTTDEDMMNLALWLKRNKYRADQVQTFLPSPMALATAMYHSGLNPLRPIRRGASEKVETIKGLKQRRLHKAFLRYHDAENWPLLREALKNMGRADLIGPGKHHLVPNWQPAGTGLGGGEGKRLGRKHGTQTFTTKGVLGRRR; the protein is encoded by the coding sequence ATGGAAGCCGCGAAGCAACTCTTCTCGCACCGGAAATATTGGGCGCACCGTTTTGGCACGGCGCCCTTCCTGCCGATGTCGCGTGCCGAAATGGACGAGCTCGGCTGGGATTCCTGCGACGTCATCCTGGTGACGGGTGACGCCTATATCGACCACCCCAGCTTCGGCATGGCGGTGATCGGGCGCTTGCTCGAAGCCCAAGGTTTCCGTGTCGGCATCATCGCCCAGCCCGACTGGCAATCGGCCGAGCCGTTCAAGGTGCTGGGCAAGCCCAACATCTATTTCGGCATCACCGGCGGCAACATGGATTCCATGGTCAACCGCTACACCGCCGATCGGCGCCTGCGCCACAATGACAGCTACACGCCCAATGACGAAGGCGGCAAGCGGCCCGACCGCGCCGTGACCGTCTACGCGCATCGTTGCCGCGAGGCCTATAAGGACGTGCCGATCGTCCTGGGCGGCATCGAAAGCTCGCTGCGTCGCATCGCCCATTATGACTACTGGTCGGACAAGGTGCGCCGCTCGGTGCTGGTCGACGCGAAGGGCGATATCCTGCTCTATGGCAATGCCGAACGCGCCGTCGTCGAAGTGACACATCGCCTGGCCAAGGGCGACAAGCCGGGCGACCTCGACGACATCCGCGGCGTCGCCTTGATGAAGGACCGCGTGCCCGACGGCTGGACCGAAGCACCTGCCAACGATGTCGAGGCAGCCGATGAAGGTGCCCGCCAATTGAAGGGCAACACGGTCGTGCGCCTGCCTTCTTTCGAGCAGGTTGAGAAGGATTCGGAAGCCTATGCCCGCGCCTCGCGCGTGTTGCACCGGGAAAGCAATCCCGGCAATGCCCGCGCCCTCGTGCAGCGGCATGGCAATCGCGAATTGTGGGTGACGCCGCCGCCGATTCCGTTGACCACGCCGGAGATGGACGGTGTGTTCGAACTGCCCTATGCCCGCGCGCCGCATCCCGTCTATGGCGATGCGAAGATCGCCGCCTGGGACATGATCCGCTTCTCGGTCACGATCATGCGCGGCTGCTTTGGCGGCTGTTCGTTCTGCTCGATCACCGAGCATGAGGGCCGCATCATCCAGAACCGCTCGGAAGGCTCGATCCTCAAGGAGATCGAGAACATCCGCGACAAGACCAAGGGCTTCACCGGCATCATCTCCGATATCGGCGGGCCGACGGCGAACATGTACCGGATGGCGTGCAAGGACAAGAACACGGAATCGAAATGCCGCCTGCCGTCCTGCGTCTACCCCGAGATCTGCCCCAATCTCAACACCAGCCACGACTCGCTCATTCAGCTTTACAAAAAGTCGCGCGATCTGCCGGGCATCAAGAAGGTGATGGTGGCCTCCGGCGTGCGCTATGATCTCGCCGTCGAGAGCCCGGCCTATATCAAGGAACTGGTCGCTCACCATGTCGGCGGCTATCTGAAGATTGCGCCGGAGCACACCGAAGAAGGCCCGCTTTCCAAGATGATGAAGCCGGGCATCGGCACCTATGACAAGTTCAAGGCGCTGTTCGACAAGGCCGCCAAGGAAGCCAAGAAAGAATACTTCCTCATTCCCTATTTCATCGCCGCCCATCCGGGGACGACGGATGAGGACATGATGAACCTGGCGCTGTGGCTGAAGCGCAACAAGTACCGTGCCGACCAGGTGCAGACCTTCCTGCCGTCACCGATGGCATTGGCCACGGCCATGTACCATTCAGGTCTCAACCCGCTGCGGCCGATCCGGCGCGGTGCCTCGGAAAAGGTCGAGACGATCAAGGGGCTGAAGCAGCGGCGCCTCCATAAGGCGTTCCTGCGTTACCACGATGCCGAGAATTGGCCGCTGCTGCGCGAGGCGCTGAAGAACATGGGCCGCGCCGACCTCATCGGGCCGGGCAAGCATCATTTGGTACCAAATTGGCAGCCCGCGGGTACCGGTCTTGGTGGTGGGGAAGGGAAGCGTCTGGGCCGCAAGCATGGCACGCAGACGTTTACGACGAAGGGCGTCCTCGGTCGTCGCCGCTGA